In Apium graveolens cultivar Ventura chromosome 10, ASM990537v1, whole genome shotgun sequence, the following are encoded in one genomic region:
- the LOC141690242 gene encoding uncharacterized protein LOC141690242, translated as MESQIFNDSAPNTYADSEIPPSFPSPLLPKNLTKLNCEDDAELFQISEEKPDDLTEQFLNEIVEDTPLKIIEQYVKHKKRALKPKKLQFEDPTGMLQIYLSQIVYNMGGKSKCGP; from the exons ATGGAGTCCCAAATTTTTAATGATTCAGCCCCAAATACGTATGCTGATTCCGAAATTCCCCCATCCTTTCCTTCGCCGCTTCTTCCAAAAAATCTCACAAAATTAAATTGCGAGGATGATGCCGAGCTGTTTCAAATCAGTGAAGAGAAGCCAGATGATCTTACAGAGCAATTTCTGAACGAAATCGTTGAGGATACGCCCTTAAAGATTATTGAGCAATATGTGAAACATAAGAAGAGAGCTTTAAAACCCAAAAAACTGCAGTTCGAAGACCCAACTGGAATGTTGCAAATTTATCTTTCCCAAATTGT GTACAACATGGGAGGCAAGAGTAAATGTGGTCCCTGA